The nucleotide window AACGCCAAGACCGTTCCGGGCAAAGCCTTTTTACCCGGCTTTACCAAAACTTCCCACATATCGCCGCCTACCGGCGTCAGGAGCAAAAGCTCTACCTTGCCTCCTGTCGGGACGCGCTGCCCGTGGAGCCGGGCGGGAATAACCTTGGAATCATTAAAGACCAGAACGTCGCCGGCTGTCAAATAATCGACAAGATCATAGAAAAACCGATGTTCCGTACGGCCCGTTTTTTTATCATAAATCATCAGTCGCGCCGCGTCGCGCGGTTCGGCCGGATGTTGTGCGATCAGCTCTTTCGGCAAATCGTACGTGAAATCGCTTAATTTCAATGGTAATCGTACTCCTTAATATAACTGTTCAAGCTTCGTGTTGCTGTAATAGTGACTTAAGATCGTCCGGTAATACGCCGCGTCCGTGCCGTGGGTCTTGGCCATTTGATACGCGCCGTACTGGCTCATGCCCAGACCGTGTCCCCAGCCGAAGCCGTAGATCGTAATCGGCATCCCCGCTTTGACGGCAAATGTAGCCCCGCGCGAGACTGCCCCCCGATCCGGGTCGGGCGGCGTGCCGCCGCCTTGATAAAAATCAAAAAGAGTGCTGCGCAAGTCAAAAATGTCCTGGAAGGAATTCCCCGTAATCTTCACACTGCCGCCAGAACCGTTGACGGTCAGAGACAAGACCCGGCCCGAAACGCCGCGGTCGGCAACACGCATGGGCCGCTTTGCCAATGGCGACAAGGTGATGGAATGCACCGTGCCGACACCCTTTCCGGCAGCGGCAAGATTACTTGCCAACCGTTCCGGCGAAACCGTTACGGCCCAACGGTACGCCGGCATCTGATCGCTGGGATCGGCTACGCCGCGCAAATAGGGAATCTTATTGCCCCAAACGTTTTCACTGTTCTCCGTCCAACCGCCGGCAGTAGCGCTGAAAAAAGCGTCAATCGGTTTGCCGCCGTATGTCAGAATTTCGCCGTTCGTCACATCGACAGCCTGCCGTACCGACGGTGCTTCACCGTTAATGCCGGCATAGGTCTGGCTGTGCGTATCGTCAAGCATGTCAAAACCGCGCTTCTGATAATAATTTTTATGAGAAACAGCATATGTTCTGGCGGCAACAGCCTGCGCCTTCAGCGCCTCCAGGCTCCATGACGGCGACATTTCCTTGCCGACGACACCATACAAGTACTGTTCCGTCGGTACAACATTGATCGCCGTTATGCCCCATTGCGTCGGCGATTTGATGAATTCCATGGCGCCGCGATACGCATATCCGTCGGTAATTTTTACGGAACCGTTCGTTGTCAGCGGCCGCACGGTGATCGGCCCGGCGCCCGGCGTCCCGTTGACGGCGACAGCCGTACCGTCGAGAGAAATGCGCACCGGTACGTTGGCTCCGTATTTTTTCCATAACGAGCCGTTCCGGTAGACGCCGACACCTTGGGGACTCATAACGGAAACGGCTCCTTGTCCCTCGCGAATCCCGATCCGGACATTCGGTCCTGCTCCGGCAGCAAAAGCAGCGGCCGTCAGACAACAAAAAACGACGGCTGCCGCAGCCGCTCCCATTTTTTTCAAGCTCTTCATTGACTATCTTCCTCCTGTGTCAGCGATGCAGAAAAAGGGTCAGTACGATCGTCAATACGACGCTGATAAGCAGCGATGTTGCCAATGGAAAATGGAACGACATGTTCCCCTTTGTCCAATGGAAGTCGCCCGGCAGATTGCCGAGAAAACGACTGATCCCGGCCTGATCCATAAGCAGCCAGACGACGCCGGCGAGAATACAGACAAGACCGATGATAATCAAGAGTTTCGCCATATGTACCTCCTCAGAAGAGCGACGGGCTCCGTTCGGTATCGGTCGGCACGGGCAGTCCCAAATGGCGGTACGCAGCTGCCGTAACAACACGCCCCCGCGGAGTTCGGTTAAGCATCCCCTGCTGCATCAAAAAGGGTTCATACACATCTTCAACGGCGTCAACAGATTCGCTGATAGCAGCGGCGATCGTATCCAAACCGACGGGACCGCCGGCAAACTTTTCAATGATAACTTGCAATACGCGCCGGTCCGTCCGATCAAGACCGCACCGGTCCACTTCCAGCCGATCCAATGCTTTGGCAGCCAGCGCCGCCGTAATCTGCGGTTCCTCAGCCACCTCGGCAAAATCGCGCACACGCTTCAAGAGCCTGTTGGCAATACGCGGTGTACCGCGGGAACGGGTCGCGATTTCCATGGCTCCCTGTGGCTCAATTGCAATCTGCAAAATGGCGGCAGTCCGCTCAATAATCAGCACCAGTTCTTCTG belongs to Megasphaera vaginalis (ex Bordigoni et al. 2020) and includes:
- a CDS encoding SpoIID/LytB domain-containing protein, with translation MKSLKKMGAAAAAVVFCCLTAAAFAAGAGPNVRIGIREGQGAVSVMSPQGVGVYRNGSLWKKYGANVPVRISLDGTAVAVNGTPGAGPITVRPLTTNGSVKITDGYAYRGAMEFIKSPTQWGITAINVVPTEQYLYGVVGKEMSPSWSLEALKAQAVAARTYAVSHKNYYQKRGFDMLDDTHSQTYAGINGEAPSVRQAVDVTNGEILTYGGKPIDAFFSATAGGWTENSENVWGNKIPYLRGVADPSDQMPAYRWAVTVSPERLASNLAAAGKGVGTVHSITLSPLAKRPMRVADRGVSGRVLSLTVNGSGGSVKITGNSFQDIFDLRSTLFDFYQGGGTPPDPDRGAVSRGATFAVKAGMPITIYGFGWGHGLGMSQYGAYQMAKTHGTDAAYYRTILSHYYSNTKLEQLY
- a CDS encoding DUF2905 domain-containing protein — protein: MAKLLIIIGLVCILAGVVWLLMDQAGISRFLGNLPGDFHWTKGNMSFHFPLATSLLISVVLTIVLTLFLHR